In Populus alba chromosome 9, ASM523922v2, whole genome shotgun sequence, a genomic segment contains:
- the LOC118053799 gene encoding putative UPF0481 protein At3g02645, translated as MSSHQPTMPCSTRSNSDFDEYQWVINIGRALEKELEEDDDESPVCIFTVPRTLMSSDPESYTPQQLSLGPYHYRRAGLHEMERYKLSAAKKLQNQLQSHRFENLVEQLIKLEPQIRACYHKYLDFNAETLAWMMALDVSFLLEFLQIYSVRETKMLSRAPSRMSHLLDYSKRKSAHHVILRDMVMLENQVPQFILRKVLEFQYMSAELADEMLLSMVIGLAKELSPFKMIELPKTTEVLEHSHLLDFLYAIIVPKVEGPFEIVLEEVADQIESDSQQEEERSEVDSSYVKQLLTVTWNTVSQLKITPVRLLKNISSSMTIKLKLSWTILSKLKNPDDRENEDSSTGKSKPPLVEEITIPSVTQLSKYGVSFIPTKGNISTIAFDKEKAAFHLPTISLDSNSEVMFRNLVAYEISSASGPLLFTRYIELMNGIVDTEEDARLLRESGIILNRLKSDEEVANMLNGMSNCKCIRLTKAPFLDKVIEDVNKYYDGLWMVRMKRFMKRSVFCSWQYLTMLAAILLFLLMAMEVFCSFYQCSRIFHVDIFNTTSS; from the coding sequence ATGTCTTCTCACCAGCCCACCATGCCATGCAGTACTCGTTCGAATTCGGATTTCGACGAGTATCAGTGGGTCATTAACATCGGACGAGCACTCGAGAAAGAGCTTGAAGAGGATGATGATGAAAGCCCGGTGTGCATTTTTACTGTCCCCAGGACCTTGATGTCTTCCGATCCCGAATCTTATACTCCACAACAACTTTCACTAGGCCCGTACCATTACCGGCGTGCTGGTCTTCATGAGATGGAGAGGTATAAGCTGTCAGCAGCCAAGAAACTGCAGAACCAACTTCAAAGCCACAGATTTGAAAATCTTGTCGAGCAGTTGATAAAGCTCGAACCACAGATTAGGGCATGCTACCACAAGTACTTGGATTTCAACGCTGAAACGCTAGCGTGGATGATGGCTTTGGATGTTTCGTTCTTGCTTGagtttcttcaaatttattctGTCAGAGAAACTAAGATGTTATCGAGGGCCCCGTCACGAATGTCTCATTTGCTTGATTATTCGAAGAGGAAATCAGCTCACCATGTTATTCTCAGAGATATGGTGATGCTCGAGAATCAAGTTCCACAGTTTATATTGAGAAAGGTGCTCGAGTTTCAATACATGTCAGCTGAATTAGCTGATGAAATGCTGCTGTCCATGGTTATAGGATTAGCTAAAGAGCTCTCCCCTTTCAAGATGATCGAGTTGCCAAAGACTACGGAAGTCTTGGAGCATTCCCACTTGCTAGACTTCTTGTATGCCATTATCGTGCCCAAAGTGGAAGGACCGTTCGAGATAGTACTTGAAGAAGTTGCAGACCAGATCGAAAGCGATAGTCAGCAAGAAGAAGAACGATCTGAGGTAGATTCAAGTTACGTGAAACAACTCCTCACCGTGACTTGGAATACGGTTTCACAGCTAAAGATAACGCCAGTACGTTTGCTCAAGAACATCTCATCATCTATGACGATCAAGTTGAAATTGTCTTGGACAATCCTATCTAAACTCAAAAATCCTGATGACCGTGAAAATGAGGACTCCAGTACAGGCAAGAGCAAGCCACCACTGGTAGAAGAGATCACAATTCCTTCAGTCACCCAGCTCTCAAAATATGGCGTTTCCTTCATCCCTACAAAGGGTAACATCTCAACCATTGCTTTCGACAAAGAGAAGGCTGCATTTCACCTGCCCACAATTAGTTTAGATTCAAACAGTGAGGTGATGTTCAGAAACTTGGTAGCATATGAAATATCAAGTGCATCAGGGCCCTTGCTTTTTACTCGATACATAGAGCTGATGAACGGGATCGTCGACACGGAGGAGGATGCAAGATTGCTTAGAGAAAGCGGCATTATTTTGAACCGTTTGAAGAGCGATGAAGAAGTGGCCAACATGCTCAATGGGATGAGCAACTGCAAGTGCATTAGGTTGACGAAAGCTCCATTCTTAGATAAGGTGATTGAAGACGTGAACAAGTATTATGATGGCCTATGGATGGTGAGGATGAAAAGATTCATGAAGCGGTCTGTGTTCTGTTCATGGCAATATCTCACCATGTTGGCCGCCATTTTGCTCTTTCTCTTAATGGCCATGGAAGTGTTCTGCTCATTTTATCAATGCTCTCGGATCTTTCACGTTGATATTTTTAACACTACCTCGTCATGA